A window of Ooceraea biroi isolate clonal line C1 chromosome 9, Obir_v5.4, whole genome shotgun sequence genomic DNA:
aatgattgaaCAATTAGGAGTAGATCAAACTAATTAAATGATGAAATGCACAACGCGTTCATGCATATTTCCATCAAAGTACACGAATCGTGGAAGTGAAAGATGTACGTCTGCATCGTGATGTTGGCGGTTTAGCTGTTAACAATATAGTAGTATCATATATAGAACGTATAGAAAATAGCAAAATATATCTACCAAAGATGCGCCTGCAGAATAGCAACTAATCTGTTTCAGACATTTACATTTCATGCTATCCCACAGGTTTAAACTTCGAATAGTGTCTGTATTTGTAGTTTTTAAAAACTCTTTTTTCGATAATCGTAAATCGATAATTCCTTTGGCTACCGGCATCTATTTTCTGTTTCCACAACTTTtcggtaataataaattttgatgaaaGGAGATATCGTCACGATCAGGAGGAGAAAATCGGTACGACGGATGACAAAGGGTCGTAGTCCCTGTCGCGAACactaaaaattaaagtaaatttgGGATGTGAATCTCTCGGAACTTTATTGTTAAAAGTACAAACATTTCGTCTTAGCATCTATACGGTCCATCAAGGCTGTACATGTGAAACCGAGATATACAATGATACCCATCCCATCCTATGCGCGTAAAGTTGAGTTGTGACATTATAAAACCCtctaaattctttaaataattttcagtttACGCCTGCCTTACGCATATCTTTTTTGAAATTCTTAcgtactttaatatttattgcgtGCATCATAATCATACTTAATActacttaaatttaatttttagatattatttaaatagctAAATAGCATTTATTAGGACTGCGCACGTTCCTCTGCGCTTTTCGTAAATCCGCGAGTCGAGACAAACCCGAGATTAATTCTCTTGTTTCagtgtttattaattatcgctCTGGAGCTCGCTGGATCCCGTGGCGTCCGGTGCCTTCTGCAACTGCGCGTTCTGGTATCTCTCGTAGCCGCCAGCCGACTCGCCAAACACCTTCCGGCCGGTGATCCTCTCATCATCCTTGATGCTGACTTCCGTGCCGATCTGCACCGGCCACGGCAGCTTGTCTCTATCGTCTCTGATCGCGACGAGATTGCTCACCCGCCGCTGCTCATTGCTGCCCACACCGAATCCGTCTCCGTTCTTCAGGCTTTCCTTGGTCGACAATCTAACCCGCCGTAGTTCGCCTTCTGAATACCCGTAGCCACGATCATAGTAGCTCGATCGTTTCGCATAAGGATCGTAGCTATTGTACGCGTTTCTATATCTATACTTGCCAGGATCAACGTTGCCGGGAACACGCTTGTACGCGTCATCGCGCGTCGCCTGCGACTTGATCGCGCCGCTGTCATACGCTGATCCTCGCGGGTAGTTTCTCAGATCAACCGGTTTTCTCACGATCTCCGGCAGGGTGGCGTAGTAGATGACTCGTCTCGGCTTCGGCATGGATCGCTGGCGTCCGTGGAAGTCTAGCTCGTCATCCCGATAGCGATCATAGCGGTCGTAGTAGTAATGATCGCTCGCCGGGCGCACGTAATAATCCCTCTCCATTCTGTAGCGATCTGGATGCGGGTAGCTGTACCCACGTCGGTACGACGGATACGATAAAGGATCGTAGTCCCTGTCGCGTACAGCGTTTCGGTACCAAGACATCTGCTCATAGTCATCATAGTTGCGCCCGGTGAGTGGCATGTCCCTGGACTC
This region includes:
- the LOC113562610 gene encoding uncharacterized protein LOC113562610, giving the protein MTCLSVSYLLIFLLADVNAAGIGEAWQVTPHTKPMYAEHSSRPRLNSSAFEVRTVSGVGRLTSLNEAEKHPAATESTPSDSVSTTMSVPEDASRKDRDLEYLRRFFENSSYDDDEVEDDVGDDAPPVQTLQKMLKKTIMMRLLRAFKDEEDDAVNDDEEAPVETTAPAQRFRRQAENETSMEKISTTKSVREARLNSPETWSTSVQPISVEFRHRIPLDQVVQQQQQEEEEAAAAAALANSYRRYPQAPRADFVTGHHHHRRGYPEYRESRDMPLTGRNYDDYEQMSWYRNAVRDRDYDPLSYPSYRRGYSYPHPDRYRMERDYYVRPASDHYYYDRYDRYRDDELDFHGRQRSMPKPRRVIYYATLPEIVRKPVDLRNYPRGSAYDSGAIKSQATRDDAYKRVPGNVDPGKYRYRNAYNSYDPYAKRSSYYDRGYGYSEGELRRVRLSTKESLKNGDGFGVGSNEQRRVSNLVAIRDDRDKLPWPVQIGTEVSIKDDERITGRKVFGESAGGYERYQNAQLQKAPDATGSSELQSDN